In Chrysemys picta bellii isolate R12L10 chromosome 4, ASM1138683v2, whole genome shotgun sequence, the sequence CCCCACTCACCGGGCTCTGGAGCCGGCGCAGCAGGCAGTTCATCAGGAAGGATTTTCCCTGGCGCTGCTCCCTGATGATGGACACCAGGCAGACGGGggcgtcccccaccccaccctgctccaggcagagGCTCAGGGCCTCCTCGTACAGGATCAGGCTGCCTTTGTCATCCAGACGAACCAGCTGCACCGGGCGCCCCGGCTCTggctgagcccccggcccctgctgcagggacagagcagggtcagagctcgGACCCCATCCCAGAGTCAGCCAGTTCCTGCTTCTGGACGagagccccgtgccccattcccatcccctgaACCAACTAGTCCCTGCCCCTCAGATCAGATCCTCTTGAGCCATTTCTACCCCccgtgagccatccagtcccctgccctccaaaTCAGAGATTGCgccccctagagaggaaaggccccgtgtcccattccccaccccctgatccagccagtccccgccctggggcctgTGAGAGCCTGCGCCCCTTTCCCCTGATTCAGCCTGTCTGGTCTGGTCTCACCAGCTCCATCTCTTCC encodes:
- the LOC135983364 gene encoding RING finger protein 112-like translates to MTPDTRLRALVKKITEPLREEMELQGPGAQPEPGRPVQLVRLDDKGSLILYEEALSLCLEQGGVGDAPVCLVSIIREQRQGKSFLMNCLLRRLQSPEAVDASWMG